A genomic window from Megalobrama amblycephala isolate DHTTF-2021 linkage group LG2, ASM1881202v1, whole genome shotgun sequence includes:
- the LOC125251841 gene encoding interferon-induced protein 44-like, with protein sequence MDLIASDLPAEKRKQLCASLGNVELTLLYKASVHGYHASSFHQRCDRQGPTLLVAYNLSGYIFGGYTSVDYTQCGKQITDKEAFLFSFQDKDEEVEKDEEEDEEEDEDEVLHCIKVNRGNSARFDDAGMPNFGKQLYFCYENQPVVFNQRGQSFSFTASKLYGNNTELTECEVYKVKEIIQVSFKEKPWRNILWKAKRKAELMELIRNHKPLITSVSRVRILMIGPVGAGKSSFFNSINSVFTGHVTNKAMSGSAGTSLTTQFRTYPVKDGREGKPLPFVLCDTMGLEEQSGAGLDIEDISSILQGHVPDRYKFNPTAPFKPDEQKASKPASLQEKIHCVVYVIDATKISLMSDKLEEKLAVIRSQLNSQCIAQMVLMTKVDETCPHVQNDLENIYASSYIKAKVQEVSSRLGVPVSCVLPVKNYSQELELELNCDVLLLTALQQMLRFADDYLDDVDPI encoded by the exons ATGGATCTCATCGCTTCAGATTTACCAGCGGAAAAAAGAAAGCAGCTCTGTGCCTCACTGGGGAATGTGGAACTGACTCTTCTCTACAAAGCTTCTGTTCATGGATATCACGCTTCTTCCTTCCACCAGCGATGTGACCGTCAGGGTCCAACATTACTTGTAGCCTACAACCTTTCAGGCTACATCTTTGGTGGATACACTAGTGTAGATTATACTCAATGTGGCAAGCAAATTACAGATAAGGAAGCTTTCCTGTTCAGCTTTCAAGATAAAGATGAAGAGGTAGAGAAAGAtgaagaggaagatgaagaggaagatgaagatgaagtcCTACACTGCATCAAAGTTAACCGTGGAAATAGTGCACGTTTTGATGACGCTGGAATGCCCAACTTTGGCAAACAGTTGTACTTTTGCTATGAAAATCAACCAGTTGTTTTTAATCAGCGGGGTCAATCATTCAGTTTTACTGCTAGTAAGTTGTATGGGAACAACACTGAGCTGACTGAATGTGAGGTGTACAAAgtcaaagaga TCATTCAGGTTAGTTTCAAAGAGAAGCCATGGAGGAATATTCTTTGGAAAGCTAA ACGAAAAGCGGAGCTCATGGAATTGATAAGGAATCATAAACCCCTGATAACATCTGTCAGCCGTGTTCGAATCCTAATGATCGGTCCTGTAGGTGCTGGAAAATCCAGTTTCTTCAACTCCATCAACTCTGTCTTCACTGGTCATGTGACTAACAAAGCCATGTCAGGATCTGCAGGCACTAGCCTCACCACACAG TTTCGCACATACCCAGTGAAAGACGGTCGTGAGGGAAAGCCACTGCCGTTTGTGTTGTGTGACACCATGGGACTCGAGGAGCAATCAGGTGCAGGACTGGATATTGAGGACATCAGCAGCATTCTTCAAGGTCATGTACCAGACCGCTATAAA TTCAACCCCACAGCGCCGTTTAAACCAGATGAGCAAAAGGCCTCCAAACCTGCATCTCTACAGGAGAAGATCCACTGTGTGGTGTACGTGATAGACGCCACCAAAATCTCCCTCATGTCTGACAAACTAGAGGAAAAACTTGCTGTCATACGCAGTCAATTGAACTCACAGT GCATTGCTCAGATGGTCTTGATGACAAAAGTAGATGAAACATGTCCTCATGTGCAGAATGACCTTGAAAATATTTATGCAAGTTCCTACATCAAGGCGAAG GTTCAGGAGGTGAGCTCTCGGTTGGGTGTGCCGGTGTCTTGTGTGTTACCGGTGAAGAACTACAGTCAGGAGCTGGAGCTGGAGCTCAACTGTGACGTCCTGCTACTCACCGCTCTACAGCAGATGCTTCGTTTTGCAGATGACTATCTGGATGATGTTGATCCCATTTAG
- the LOC125251849 gene encoding interferon-induced protein 44-like isoform X1 produces MKKMLGNLSLDSLSSKLSEKQRKQLCSLMGNVELTLLYKASVHGYHASAFHQRCDRQGPTLLVAYNRSGYIFGGYTSVDYTQSGRDIRDERAFLFSFQGVQHSNPLCIKINSGYTARYDDARVPNFGDQLYFCYNNQPVVYDQRAGNNAFNFHPATVYGNDTQLTECEVYKVEQKKDPQISAKVKPWRNVEWTAKRRDELMKMIRNYKPMMTSVSRVRILMIGPVGAGKSSFFNSINSIFMGRMTSKAMSGSAGTSLTTQFRTYPVKDGREGKPLPFVLCDTMGLEEQSGAGLDIEDISSILQGHVPDRYKFNPRTPFQPDEQKASKPASLQEKIHCVVYVIDATKISLMSDKLEEKLAAIRRKVNSLGIPQMVLMAKVDEACPDVEEDLQNVYITSYIKTKVQEVSSRLGVPVSCVLPVKNYSQELELELNCDVLLLTALQQMLNFADDYLDDAGPI; encoded by the exons ATGAAAAAAATGCTGGGAAATCTAAGCTTGGACTCCCTCTCTTCTAAATTATCAGAAAAGCAAAGAAAGCAGCTCTGTTCCTTGATGGGGAATGTTGAACTGACTCTTCTCTACAAAGCTTCTGTTCATGGATATCACGCTTCTGCCTTCCACCAGCGATGTGACCGTCAGGGTCCAACATTACTTGTAGCCTACAACCGTTCAGGCTACATCTTTGGTGGATACACTAGTGTAGATTATACTCAAAGTGGACGGGATATTAGAGATGAGAGAGCTTTCCTGTTCAGCTTTCAAGGTGTTCAACATTCAAATCCTCTCTGCATCAAAATTAACAGTGGATATACTGCACGTTATGATGATGCTAGAGTACCCAACTTTGGTGATCAGCTGTACTTTTGCTACAACAACCAACCAGTTGTGTATGATCAAAGAGCGGGGAATAATGCATTCAATTTTCATCCTGCCACAGTGTATGGGAATGACACTCAACTAACTGAATGTGAGGTGTACAAAGTGGAACAAA AAAAAGATCCTCAGATCAGTGCCAAGGTGAAGCCGTGGAGGAATGTTGAGTGGACAGCAAA ACGAAGAGACGAGCTCATGAAAATGATCAGGAATTATAAACCCATGATGACGTCTGTGAGTCGTGTCAGAATCCTAATGATCGGTCCTGTAGGTGCTGGAAAATCCAGTTTCTTCAACTCCATCAACTCCATCTTCATGGGCCGCATGACCAGTAAAGCCATGTCAGGATCTGCAGGCACTAGCCTCACCACACAG TTTCGCACATACCCAGTGAAAGACGGTCGTGAGGGAAAGCCACTGCCGTTTGTGTTGTGTGACACCATGGGACTCGAGGAGCAATCAGGTGCAGGACTGGATATTGAGGACATCAGCAGCATTCTTCAAGGTCACGTACCAGACCGCTATAAA TTCAACCCCAGGACACCATTTCAACCAGATGAGCAAAAGGCCTCCAAACCTGCATCTCTACAGGAGAAGATCCACTGTGTGGTGTACGTGATAGACGCCACCAAAATCTCCCTCATGTCTGACAAACTAGAGGAAAAACTTGCTGCCATACGCAGAAAAGTGAACTCACTGG GCATTCCCCAGATGGTTTTGATGGCAAAAGTAGATGAAGCATGTCCTGATGTGGAGGAAGATCTTCAAAATGTTTATATCACTTCCTACATCAAGACGAAG GTTCAGGAGGTGAGCTCTCGGTTGGGTGTGCCGGTGTCTTGTGTGTTACCGGTGAAGAACTACAGTCAGGAGCTGGAGCTGGAGCTCAACTGTGACGTCCTGCTACTCACCGCTCTACAGCAGATGCTCAACTTTGCAGATGACTATCTGGATGATGCTGGTCCTATTTAG
- the LOC125251849 gene encoding interferon-induced protein 44-like isoform X2 translates to MGNVELTLLYKASVHGYHASAFHQRCDRQGPTLLVAYNRSGYIFGGYTSVDYTQSGRDIRDERAFLFSFQGVQHSNPLCIKINSGYTARYDDARVPNFGDQLYFCYNNQPVVYDQRAGNNAFNFHPATVYGNDTQLTECEVYKVEQKKDPQISAKVKPWRNVEWTAKRRDELMKMIRNYKPMMTSVSRVRILMIGPVGAGKSSFFNSINSIFMGRMTSKAMSGSAGTSLTTQFRTYPVKDGREGKPLPFVLCDTMGLEEQSGAGLDIEDISSILQGHVPDRYKFNPRTPFQPDEQKASKPASLQEKIHCVVYVIDATKISLMSDKLEEKLAAIRRKVNSLGIPQMVLMAKVDEACPDVEEDLQNVYITSYIKTKVQEVSSRLGVPVSCVLPVKNYSQELELELNCDVLLLTALQQMLNFADDYLDDAGPI, encoded by the exons ATGGGGAATGTTGAACTGACTCTTCTCTACAAAGCTTCTGTTCATGGATATCACGCTTCTGCCTTCCACCAGCGATGTGACCGTCAGGGTCCAACATTACTTGTAGCCTACAACCGTTCAGGCTACATCTTTGGTGGATACACTAGTGTAGATTATACTCAAAGTGGACGGGATATTAGAGATGAGAGAGCTTTCCTGTTCAGCTTTCAAGGTGTTCAACATTCAAATCCTCTCTGCATCAAAATTAACAGTGGATATACTGCACGTTATGATGATGCTAGAGTACCCAACTTTGGTGATCAGCTGTACTTTTGCTACAACAACCAACCAGTTGTGTATGATCAAAGAGCGGGGAATAATGCATTCAATTTTCATCCTGCCACAGTGTATGGGAATGACACTCAACTAACTGAATGTGAGGTGTACAAAGTGGAACAAA AAAAAGATCCTCAGATCAGTGCCAAGGTGAAGCCGTGGAGGAATGTTGAGTGGACAGCAAA ACGAAGAGACGAGCTCATGAAAATGATCAGGAATTATAAACCCATGATGACGTCTGTGAGTCGTGTCAGAATCCTAATGATCGGTCCTGTAGGTGCTGGAAAATCCAGTTTCTTCAACTCCATCAACTCCATCTTCATGGGCCGCATGACCAGTAAAGCCATGTCAGGATCTGCAGGCACTAGCCTCACCACACAG TTTCGCACATACCCAGTGAAAGACGGTCGTGAGGGAAAGCCACTGCCGTTTGTGTTGTGTGACACCATGGGACTCGAGGAGCAATCAGGTGCAGGACTGGATATTGAGGACATCAGCAGCATTCTTCAAGGTCACGTACCAGACCGCTATAAA TTCAACCCCAGGACACCATTTCAACCAGATGAGCAAAAGGCCTCCAAACCTGCATCTCTACAGGAGAAGATCCACTGTGTGGTGTACGTGATAGACGCCACCAAAATCTCCCTCATGTCTGACAAACTAGAGGAAAAACTTGCTGCCATACGCAGAAAAGTGAACTCACTGG GCATTCCCCAGATGGTTTTGATGGCAAAAGTAGATGAAGCATGTCCTGATGTGGAGGAAGATCTTCAAAATGTTTATATCACTTCCTACATCAAGACGAAG GTTCAGGAGGTGAGCTCTCGGTTGGGTGTGCCGGTGTCTTGTGTGTTACCGGTGAAGAACTACAGTCAGGAGCTGGAGCTGGAGCTCAACTGTGACGTCCTGCTACTCACCGCTCTACAGCAGATGCTCAACTTTGCAGATGACTATCTGGATGATGCTGGTCCTATTTAG